Proteins found in one Pagrus major chromosome 20, Pma_NU_1.0 genomic segment:
- the foxl3 gene encoding forkhead box L3 — protein MFDNSNYPFNCFNYDGDGYPSSSTDEEKKMCRPAYSYIALIAMAIQQSPEQRVTLSGIYEFIMKRFPYYRSNQRAWQNSIRHNLSLNSCFIKVPRTEGNEKGKGNYWTFATGCESMLDLFENGNFRRRRRRRNMKIGFRDSGETPFHPLESHSNQHVPAARRPEPDSTLCPLNPDRPRPGPQQNHLIPNPGQQGKPESEIKFSIDYILSTPDPPLPGFRSSHGPVHIGPTGPPIHVVEPQHLNLHFWTL, from the exons ATGTTTGATAACTCCAACTACCCCTTCAACTGTTTCAACTACGATGGAGACGGATACCCTTCCTCCAGCACggatgaagagaagaaaatgtgtcGACCTGCGTACAG ctACATAGCTCTGATAGCCATGGCCATCCAGCAGAGCCCCGAGCAGCGGGTCACTCTGTCGGGCATCTACGAGTTCATCATGAAGAGATTCCCTTACTACCGCTCCAACCAGAGAGCCTGGCAGAACTCCATCAGACACAACCTGTCCCTCAACAGCTGCTTCATCAAG GTTCCTCGGACAGAGGGCAATGAGAAGGGAAAGGGAAACTACTGGACTTTTGCCACCGGCTGTGAATCCATGCTTGACCTGTTTGAAAACGGCAACTTTCGGCGGCGCCGTCGCAGGAGGAACATGAAAATCGGCTTCCGTGATTCAGGAGAAACCCCTTTCCACCCTCTGGAGAGCCACAGCAACCAGCACGTGCCCGCGGCTCGCCGCCCTGAACCCGACTCCACCCTCTGCCCTTTGAACCCCGACAGGCCGAGGCCGGGCCCCCAGCAGAACCACCTCATCCCAAACCCCGGGCAGCAGGGGAAACCAGAGTCAGAGATCAAGTTTAGCATTGACTACATCCTATCCACTCCGGATCCACCCCTGCCTGGGTTCAGATCCTCCCACGGCCCCGTTCATATAGGCCCCACGGGGCCGCCCATACATGTTGTGGAGCCCCAACATCTGAACCTGCACTTCTGGACTCTGTGA